ATATAAAGTCAAATTGAAAAGACACTTGTAGTGTCGGTAATAAAAAACAGACCCTTATCTTATTAGATACCTTTAgtatatattgaattttgtgaaattgtagatgatttttcaaaaaacacttttagtataaattcaattttttttaaaattataaaaagtgttttttcaataaatactttttatagaaaatcaaattaaaaagacatttataatataaattaaaatttataaaattatgaaatatttttcttcaaagagatacctttaatatatattggattttatgaaattatagaaaatgtctaaaaatattttggatataaaatcaaattcaaaagacaTGATAAATGAgtttgcataaaaaaaaaaaaaaaaaatcacctttgCATTCCATGTACAAAAGCACAGTAGAATTgacattattttctaatttatggtattttaaaaaatgatatataaaaaaaccgtacatttataaaaaaaatcctcaaaagGTAACTGGTCTTACACTCTTACTTTATTTTCAGTCCTTGCCCATTCTCCAAAGTAAAGTAGCTAGCTAGAATGTTGAAGGGAGAGAGCACACGTGAATCTATATGATCTTTGTTGCCCATGAACTGAAACGCTAAAAgtctaaataaattaatgaggGCACGGACCAAGTCAATaatacaaaagaaacaaaattatgaaaagttgATAGCATCCCCAGTGGTGGGTGCACATGTTTGGATTCGGAGCAAACCCAACCTCCCCATCTACCATTTGAATAACTCGGATCAATGCTTTTATGTGGTGGCCGGCGCCttactttgtgatttttttttgggttcagCTCCAACAATGAAGATTAATTTATCATTACTACAGCCGGAGAATATCTTCCTTTCTCTGCATACATGCATGCAGTCAAgaagataaatttttaatcaatgtTATCATATATATTAGAACCCTAACACTTCTACCACATATCGTGGGTCCAAATAGGAAGATCAATTATCTAATATCATATGATCAGGGCCTCTAAGCAAATAGTACTGCAACCGAATGATCAGTAGGGAAATTGGGAAATAGATCAATGACCTCAAATCCATTTTAAATCGGATATTACATGTTAATTTGTTTATGGTTTTGCAAgtcaatattatatcatatatgcatggaggaaattaaagaaagccaaagaaatgaaaagaacagaaaaaaagAACGGAAAGGAAAAGGGTAGATAAGAAAAATGCATGCCTATCCAGTGTCCCATGTGCGTGCATGGGGTCACTCAACCTAGTCCCGTGTACATATACCATCATGGGttgacaaaaaagaaaacaaaaattcatcaaagagacaactaaattaaagaattaattatGAGTGGGCACTTTTAAAGTGCATAATGAGTAATGCATTGAGGGCTAAATGGGTGAAGGGCCAGCCGAATGTAGTAGAGCTTTTAAACAAAACCAAAGTCTTGATATGTACGAAGGCGAGGTTGAGTTCCTACCTCAGAGTTTTTGGTCAAAATgacctatttattaaaaatatatatatataggatctaatcattttatgaaacttatgttcaaattgacTTTTTTAGTACTATGAAGCCTTGTCATAACCTTAACTTATGTTCAAACACTTGGAAATTCTAAATACACCGAAACTTTACTTCTTACTTCTCATcattctttactttttcttccttttcctccctttttattcctttatctgtttttcctttttcttttcccttctccAAGgttaggatttaatttttttttcccttctttaaGATTAGGATTTAggatttgaagaaaatgagGACATGACAACAAATTCAcatgtcttttttttattttttcaaaaaataaaataaaacagtaTATAGTTTaggttcaatttcttttattgatttttaaataaaaaatgattagtaTGTCTTTGGTGGCCTAAATAATGACAATAAATTATAGCATTGGTCATAATACTAAACATCAATATGAGCATCAAGACACTTGTCTTGGGTGGTAGCATATTCAAAATGGATAAGAATTATTCCATCGTTCCCTAAATACAAGCTTCTACCTAACGGTTTTCCCATTGACAATTTCTACAaccacatggaaaaaaaatattgaaagactATTAAGTAAGTTCCTGAGTTCCAATAACATATATCACATCTAAAAAGATAAGtcaactaaatatattatatagtcattaaaaatttaaatatgaaatacaatttgcTTTAGAAAACTTGAATAGTtaaatttcaactttgaatGTTGGTGAATGCCTACAAAGAAATTACTTTTTCTGGCAAAAAAATGTCACGAATCATGTAAGATATCAATGTTGGGGTGGGCTCTTATTCATACGAGACGGGTGGACCACCATAAATGTAAGATTGTATCAGTGTAGCACTTTTCAAGAACACAACCTTGACCAAATTTTTCACGCATGGAACACAATCTATAAGCCAAAAAAATTTATCACAAATGGAACAGAACTTGTAagccaaaaaaaatttctcacaaaCATTTCTCACACATGGAACACAACTtgtaaaccaaaaaaaattctcacaaAAATTTCTTACGTATGgaatacaacaaaaaaaaaattcttacaaaAAATTCTCATAAATATTTCTCACACATGGAACACAACTTgtaagctaaaaaaaaattttcataaaattttcttacaaaaaCATATCACGTACGAAACATAACCTAtaagtcaaaaaaaaatttacatataaacTCAAAACCAACCTCAATTTTATAGTTCCAAAAATGTTTCTTACAATGGCCCACTAGTCGGGTTAGGGTTTGAAGAGAAACTCCGGAGACAGCCAACCACGGAATAGGAAACAAatgggaaagtaaaaaaaataacataaaaaaatattatcttttctTACGTGGACAGATGAGACTATTTTTAACGATAGTTTTACCTTAATCCCAATTTTGGTATTAAGTTTAGGGAGAAGgccattttggcccaaaacaCCATACCTCATATGATCTAACACAActgatattatatataatgtattattatgatttatgaATGCCCTCAGTCTCTCTCTCTTCTGCACCTCCAGTACTAGAGAGTAGTGTGTAGGGGCCTAGATCCTAGACTAGCTAGCTTGATTTCATTTCCTATGCCTTCTGATAAAGTAAATTTCACCTCTGTGGAAAAGCCTGCTTGCTTTCTCCTTGTGATAATAAACATATAAGGTATCTACTTCACTCTCTATATATAGGAATTCGAGGCTATCATTTTGTACCCACAGAAAGTTTCCATTGCAGTTTTTCCTTCCACTTACTTCCACGGAAAAATTTGGagagaataaatattttatatataaacacacacacacacacacaacataACCACCTCCGTCCATGGCTGTAGGTTTTTGGTTTGTTCTTTTAGTTGGTCTGGTTGGGCTTGTCTTGGGTCTCATCTTGAACCACTTTCTGCCCTTGTTCTTCAAGCTTGGGCATGTCCCTAAAGGGACTTTTGGGTGGCCTCTACTGGGTGAAACCCTTTGTTTTTTGAAGCCTCACCCCTCTAATTCTCTTGGTGCATTTCTTCAAGACCGTTGTTCTAGGTAAGTGAACAGTTAGTTGATGCTCTTTtccttatatatttatatatttttaacaccAGGCTATTGTCAGTTAGTCTGAAATGGGTTTTAGAATGGTGATCGAAGGATAAAATAAGAGTTGGAAGGTTTTGGGATTTCAGGTTTGGCAAAGTGTTCAAATCCCACTTGTTCTTCTCTCCAACTGTGGTATCTTGTGACCAGGAGCTCAACTACTTCATACTTCAGAATGAAGACAAGTTGTTCCAGTGCAGTTATCCAAAGCCCATCCATGGTATTCTCGGGAAGATTTCCATGCTGGTGGCGGTAGGCGACACCCACAAGAGGCTCAGAAACGTGGCTCTCTCACTGGTCACCACTACAAAAACAAAGCCTGAGTTTCTCAACGAGGTGGAAAGGGCAGCTATTCGGGTTCTTGATTCCTGGAAAGATAAACCACAAGTCATCTTCTGTGAAGAGGCTAGAAAGGTATtgcttacaaaaagaaacccaagcaataataataagttaGTTAATCACTAGTTATCCAAGAATTCGACAATCTGAtgacttgtttttccttttttataattaacGTCTGACTTCATATTCCGCAGTTCACATTCAATGTAATAGTAAAGCAGGTCTTAGGCTTGACACCAGATGATCCACAGACTGCTAAAATTCTTCAAGATTTCCTCACTTTTATGAGAGGACTCATATCTTTCCCACTCTATATTCCCGGAACTCCATACGCAAGAGCTGTTCAGGTGCTCCAACTCtctaattttttctcatttctctacCCAAAAAGAAAGCTAAGATATAGTTAGCTTTGTTTGATGCAAAAACAACCATGTTGTTTAATAATTTCAGATAGTTAGCTAGTTCCTTTTCTTCCATAGCAAAAAGGAAGGCATGGGATCACCTTTTCTTTGAACTTTCTTTACAGGCTAGAATTAGGATATCTTCTACTGTCAAAGCAATTATagaggaaagaagaagagatgCTGAGAATTCTAGCAAAAGGGATGATTTCCTTGAGATCCTTTTATGCGTTGATACCTTATCAGAAGATGAAAAAGTGAGCTTCGTTTTGGATTCTCTACTGGGTGGCTATGAAACTACCTCTCTCTTAATGGCCTTGGCTGTGCATTTTCTGGGTAAATCACCCACTGCACTGGAACAGTTAAAGGTAACATTTTCTGTGTACCATATACTTGATCAGGTGGAAACTGAATTCATGGTCAAATTAATTTAccactttttcttttgcttttccttttcttgataCATAGCTGGAGCATCAGAAGATAAGAAGCATGAAGCAGAAAGATGACTATTTGAACTGGGATGATTATAAGCGAATGGATTTTACTAAAAATGTAGGATTATTTCCATCATTTGGGTTTCCATCATGTTTACAATGATGATCTGATCATTTAAGTATATATTATTTGGTTCCACATCGTAGGTCATTCATGAAGCTCTCAGATGTGGCAATGTTGTGAAGTTTGTGCACAGAAAAGCTCTCAAAGATATCAAATTTAGAGGTACTACTCCACCTTGACCCTCCAAGAGATAAGCCATAATAATGCATGCATGAGCTTTTTGTATTGTGTACTTTTCATTCTCTGTATTAAAAAGATCCtcccctttatattttctttctcccaGATTATCTAATTCCATCTGGTTGGAAGGTCCTACCAGTTTTCAGTGCAGTTCATTTGGACCCATCTCTCCATGCAAGTGCTCTCCAgttccatccatggagatgggAGGTAATCACTTCAATCTTAGctttctaataaaataactGTAATTTCAGTATGAGGAGAAGAATTAGATGTGGAACCCAATATAAAAACTGAAAGTCCACAACTTCTTTAGGTTGGAACTCATTGAGTAATTCTAGATGCACTTACTTATTAGATATAATTCAGAATGGATGGATAAATTCTTTTTCCATTAGGAATGAATTAATTTCCTTAATTAAGAATTGTGGGGGGTTCCATACATGTGTCAATAGTACATGGAAGATCAAACATGCAAGAGAGATGAGAGAGACATACATCTTCTATAGCATATGTCATCATTGCTCCTCATGATTAATAATGTGgaaattgattttcttgataaaaCTCAGGGCCGAGATCAAACATGCAAGAAATTTACTCCCTTTGGTGGAGGGTCAAGATGCTGCCCCGGATCTGAGCTTGCTAAGATACAGGTTGCCTTCTTCCTCCACCACCTTGTACAGAATTTCAGGTGATTCCTTGTATCTTTTCAAGAATATATTTCTGATAGAAACCTAGCTAGTTTTCTTGTTATTTCCTGGGTATTATAGATATATTGTGCAAAACTTGAAGCTTTCTGTCTTTATATTTGTAGATGGAATACCAAGGATGGTGATCAACCCTTTGCATATCCATATGTTGAATTCCAGAGAGGATTGACACTAAATTTGGATCACTGTTCCACCTgatcaatttccaattttgcaGACGGTTTCTTTAGGTTTTGTTTTAGGCGGAAGCAATGATCCATGATTTGGTGAAGGCTGAGAGATGAACTACTAGCTAGCATACTAATCTCATCATGCTTCTGAATCATATGGGGTTTTCATGGGAGGCCTTCCTTTGTTTAAAAACTTCTAAAAGGGTTTTAAGctatgtaatattaattttcttttcctcctgtGTCGACCCATACATAATAATCAGTCTCTCATTGAAGGCTAGCTTTAagcttctatatatatatacatactcCTATATTTTATCAGCAAATTATCTTGTACGTACCATTTTCTATCTCCTTAGCAACAGAACTTCTTCTGATCCATGCTCAAAACCATAACAACCCAATACCCACACCGAATGAAAGtacaaattaaatgaatcaGGGATCAACCTGTTCTCTTTGTGTAACAAGTTTCTTGAGCttgttttttcttccctttaatTTATCGATAATCACCATCAAAGCAACAACacagaagaaaattaattttgagaaCTAAAAAGGCAAGAATAAAACAGAATGCCATACTAAAAGCTTAACTGAtctaataagtaaataaattctGTTGCTTAAGTGTACCTAGGTAGCTAGGCTGCCTTCACCACAATAGGACTTCTCACAAAATGCTTAGCATCTGACCATATCAACTCTCCAAATACGTAGTCCCTAGCTGCACCGGCTCTTTCAGCCTGGAGAGTAAGACTGAAGGTCTTCTCTTCCCCGATCTTATTGAATTTTAAGCTGTCTGGCTTGACTAAAACTGAGATTCCAGTGGGTTTCCGGATGCGTGCTTTGTAGGTTCCGGGAGGACCAACATTCTTAAGAGTTCGAGTCACAGTGATAGAGCCATGGAGCTTAGGGACTGTGATTGAAGGGTAATTGAAGTTGGTGAGACTGATTGGCTTGGGGCATGTATAGGGCCTCTCTGAGAACATTTTGATCAGGGTTTGGTTATACCCCAAGGCACATAGAAAGTTGAGGTAGTCATTAACATTTAAGTCATAAACCAACCCTGGATTCATAGCACGGTTTGGCCGAACATGTCCTGCTCCATAGCTGAATGGTGTTGCCTTGAAATAGGATGCATTGAGTATTGCTTCCATAGAATTGTCCATTGTTCTTGCTGTAAGgtagaaacaaaaacaaaatcaactgaaaagaatgagagaaacAGCTGCTAAACAGCATGCATTAGGAAGTTAAAGGGTCTTCTGACCGGTGGTCATTATTGCTGATCTAATAGCTGCAGGACTCCAATCCGGGTGGAGGGTTTTAAGAAGGCCAACAATGCCAGAAACATGAGGGCACGACATTGAAGTGCCTGATACCGAGTTAAATAGAACTCTCCGTTGATCAAAATCTTGATTAGTTGGCCCTTGTGCTTCAGTGTATGCAGCTATTACACTTACTCCAGGTGCGGTTATATCTGGCTGTAGCATGAGAGAAAACAATAAGTTGCCTAAATGATTCAATAGAGAGAAAAGTGAAAAGAGAATGTTGAGTTGCTTGGAAAACCTTAAGGATCTCTGGTGTAATGGTGTTAGGTCCCTTTGATGAAAAAGCTGCCATGAAGGGTGCTGGCTTAGTGCCCAACTCAGTTGTTGAAGGGGTAATATAAGCAATGGGAGACCTGGTTAAAATTATGTTACTACTTGAAACGTAATGAAAGAACAATGGCAGCAATTATAGAAAGCTTATAATTAAGGgggtccatatatatatatatatatatatatatatgaatgatCCGTCATGTGATCAATCTGAACTCTACATTTGACAAGCTCTTGGAACAAACAGAGTAGCAGCCAGATCTTGATCCCAAATGGATGGTTAAGACTACATTCTCTTTCTAGTCATTTCATATGTGGGCAATTTCTATGATACTATTGGTATGTCATCTTACTTAGTCGAATTGAGGTAGGTGAAGACAGCAACCCCATCAGTGAAGTTGATATGCGAAGCAGGGAGGACATGGGGATCAGCTATAACTTCATTCCCAGTAAGCTCATTGTTGGCAAGAACCATCCCCACAGCACCAGCCAGAGCAGCTTGCTGGCCCTTGTCCACCCTTGCATTCTCCCCTCGAAGGCACACCAAGATCTTTCCCTTCACCTTGCTATGATCAAGTGTCCCAGCCTTACAAAGCAAACTGCATCATTCAAGAAAATTACCTCTCAGCTATGCAAAATATGTGATGATTTTCCACTGAAGTGACTAAAGCACATCAGATATATCATCAGAAAGCATTTTGTTACAAATGGAAAAATGGATTCTtattttgaaatgataaaataatgggCAATTCGCTTCTGAAACTCCATTTTCACAACATTGCTACATAGAAGAGTGTTCAAATAGCGGGTCTATAGAATCAGAATACCAATAGCTTGAGTTGTTCTATCCTTACGCGTCATCAGCTGATGCATTAGCTGCTTTGGCATCTGCAGCACTGATAAGTGGAAAGAACTTGTTGGGTGGCAAGGCTTTAGCTGAAAGACTTCCTCCCttccaaaagaacaaaaaaaaaagttaaaaaaccaaaaaagaacatTGGTAAGTTTGTATCCGTGGAAGAGGATTTCAGAAAGAAGAGACATGTCAAAAGATTGCCATGCTGATTGCCCCTCAATATTAGCAACAACCAGTGATTCCTTTAGTCCTAGTGAGACTCCAATCACCAGTCACCAGGGGAAAAATATTAAGGACACGAGTACGTAGCATGCAGCATCACAATTTGAAAAGACCGATTTTGAGGTCAGGAGGGAAACTAACCTCTAAGCGTTTCTTGTTTCCAAGGACAACATAACTAGGGAACCGGCGATCCATGGTGCTGGCTCCAACGGTGAACTGCCATGGTGAAATGTTTGAAACAGTACCATCAGCGGGTCCAGAATTGCCAGCTGAGCAAACCACCACAATACCATGCTTAACTGCGTGGAAGGAACCTATAGAAAGACTGTCGTTGAAAAAGGGTGTGGGTAATCCTCCCAGTGAAGCAGATAGCACATCAACTCCATCATGGATGGCTATATCAAACGCTGCCAATATATCTGCATCAAAGCACTCATTGCCACCCACTGGTGGCCAACACACCTTGTAAGCTGCCACCCGTGCTTTAGGCGACCCACCTTTCGCTGTTCCATTGCCAAAGCCAAAAACACTAGCCCCCTCTACAAAGTTACCACCTGCTGTTGATAAGGTGTGAGACCCATGACCCTCAGTGTCGCGTGGGGTATGGAAGGAAGAGTTGAGTGAGCCTACGGCGGCACCATATCCTTGGTGGAAGTATCTTGCCCCAATCAGCTTCCTGTAATATTCAACAAACAGTCCATGCATACTACCAATGAAATATAACATAAACTAACACAAGGTGAACACACCGACAATGAAGTCATGAAAAAACCACTTTTCCTTTGTCATTACTGAAAGATTGATGCTAAGTTGGCCTAATGTCACAAGATGCTCCAAATGACCCTTCCCATGGGCTTATACGGAGGTCAAGAAGCTTCTAAAGACTCCTACACTTAGCTATTGGTGGGAAAAGTGTGGAAGATTCTAGATATGGCTAGAAACACCCATACTTCTTTATACTAAAGTGGAAGGCATGGGAAGAGTCTAAGGCATTCTAGAGAGTTCCAGAAGTGTCTTTTATATACTTGTACATAAGCTTGTACATATATTAGTTTAAGAGATTCTAGAATATTcatgatttgtaaggaaccctccaaggttctagagacttcctaaggtgcctataaataggtgaaaCCCTTATTTGGTCAAGATACTAAGCACTTGTAAATTAAGCATCCTTAAGAACAATAAAAACTTTCATTCTTTAAGTGTTGCCTACTACACCTTTTAAAGCTTCCAAGTTGTATGCATCTTAGCTTAACGAGCTAAGTATCGGGTGATTAAACAAgatcaaatattttggtttgtCTAAGTGTAGCACGAGTTTAGGGAAAGACTAAGTCTGTGATGATTGGTATCAAAGTGCAACTACGAAGCAGGCATAGTAAAGAAAGCATGTCAGGCTCTAACATTGAGGAGATTAGCAAGCAAACCCGTGGGAAGGAGACCAAGCCTATTGCATGTGGTAGGGGCaggaaggataagtctcgtgATGCCTTaaccaacatggaggcaagacTAGCCATGACGAACACCCGAGAGGGGGTAGACTTGATAGAGCAAGACATGGAGAAGAGCTTAAATGATCTAAGAGAGTATATTCAAGACCTTTGTCAGGAGGTGCTTGTCTCACAAGTTTAGCCGGTGTCGCAcaaggagttcatgtcctttcaagacaaggtcatgagcatgcttgctagcatgAAGTCAATGATGGAAGCCTTGGCTACATGTATGGAGGCTCGACACCAGGAGGTTCGGCAAGAGCTGGCCATCTACAAAACAACCATGTTGGCATGGgtcatggccactcatgaggcaccaAGGGTGAAGGTGCCAAAGCCACACACGTTCAGTAGTAAGAGGGATTCTAAGGAACTGGACAACTTCTTGTGGCACATGGAGAGGTATTTTGAGGCTATCGCACTAACAgatgaagccactaaggtaTGCACCGTAACTCTCTACCTCATTGATAATGCTACTCTATGGTAGCGTCGGAGGTTTGTAGATATAGAAAATGAAACGTGCACCATAAACACGTGGGGTGCCTTTAAATGAGAGATCAAGAGGCAATTTTATCCTGAGGATGTGGTCTACTTAGCAAGGAAAAAGGTGAAAAGTCTCAAGCACATGGGCTCGATCCGTTAGTACATTTAGAAATTCTCTACACtaatgcttgagattcctaacatgtCCAAGGAAGAGCTACTATTTAACTTCATTGACAACCCATAAAGATGGGCCAAGCAAGAGTTAAGGAGACGTGGTGTCAAGACCTAGCCACGACCATGATAGTAGTAGAGTCCTTGGTGGAATATAAGAAGGGAAACTTCCCCAAGCCTAAGCCACAGTCCAAGGGTAATCATGCCAAAGGTGGGAGAGATAAAGGATCACGGGGCTACATTCCTAAGGAATGATCAAACAAGGGCCCTAGTTGCAAGGATGTAAAGGACAACGAAAAATGGAAGGAGTTCACACCCAGGACCAACTACTTCTTATGTGATAATCCACATTGGATGCGAGATTGTCTCAAGAGGAAAGCCTTAAACACCATGAtcgaggaaaaagaaaaggagggtGATGTGCACATGGGATCATTGCAACTCCTAAATGCCCTCAAGGTTAAGTCAATGCCTAAGACACCTTAAAACAAAAGGCTAATGTATGTGAAGACCCTTGTGAATGGAAAGGCCAATAATTCCTTGGTGGACACTGGTGTTACTTTTAACTTTGTCTCAGATGATGAAACAAAGAGATTGGAGCTCCCAACATCTAAGGAGGGAGGTTGGGTCAAGGTAGTTAACTTTGCTGCTAAGCCATCACATGCTATAGCACATGGGGTGGCTATATACATTGGCTCATGGGAAAAAAGGGTCAACTTCACACTAACACCCATGGAGGACTTCAAGTTGGTATTGGAGATGGACTTCCTAAGGAAAGTCAAGGTTATGTCATCACCCTTTCTATACCTAATGGCTATTTTGGAAGAGGAGAAGCTTTGCATGGTTCCTACCATCACTGAAGGTTCGCCTAAGACTCCTATGCTATCAGCTCTTCAAGTGAGGAAAGGGTTGAAAAGAAAGAGGTGACTTACATAGCCACCCtcaatgagaaaaaagaaaatgggttaGGGAAACTCATGTCAAAGGAAATCGAGGAATTCTTTAATGAGTTCAAGGATGTGATCCCATCAAAGTTGCCTAAGAGACTCCCACCTAAAAAGGAGGGGGATCATAAGATTGAGTTGGAGTCAGAAGCTAAGCCCCCTAATAGAGGGCCATATAGGATGGCACCATTCGAGTTGGAAAAGCTAAGGAGACAACCCAAGGAATTGCTAGACACAGAGTTCATCCAACCATCCATGGCTCCCTATGGTGCGCCAGTGTTGTTTCAAAAGAAACATGATGAGTCTCTAAGGATGTGCATTGACTACCAAGCACTCAACAATATGACGATAAAGAACAAGTGCCTCATTCCACTCATTGTTGATCTATTTGATCAACTTGGTATAGTAAGGTACTTCACGAAGTTGGACTTGAGATCGGACTACTACCAAGTGAGTATTGAGGAAAAGGACAAGCCAAAGACTACATGTGTGACTCAGTATGACTCATACAAGTTCTTAGTGACGCTCTTCAACCTAATCAATGCTCCAACAACATTTTGTACACTCATAAATAAAATCTTCCACCTATATTTAAACAAATTCATGGTGGTTTACTTGGATGACATACTCATCTATAGTAACACCCTAGAAGAACATGTAGAGCATCTAAGGAAGGTCTTCAAGGTTCTAAGGCAGAACAAGCtatatgtaaaaaaagaaaagtgctCATTTTCTAAGGAAGATGTGAGCTTTCTAGGGCATTGCATCAATGATGGCAAGTTGATGATGAATGAAATCAATGCGAAGGTCCTCCAGGAGTAAGATCCGCCTACTTAGGTACCTTAGCTAAAGTCTTTCCTTGGCTTGGTTAACTATTATCGACAGTTCATCAAGGTTTACTCTACAAGGGTAGCTCCACTCACCAATCTTCTCAAGAAAAACAATGCATGGGAATAGGATGAGAAGTGTCAGTGAGCCTTTGAGGATTTGAAGAAGGTTGTGACTGATAAGCTGGTATTGGCACTACCTGACCACACCAAGGTATTTGAAGTACACACGAATGCCTCTGACTTTGCTATTGAAGGGATTTTTATGCAAGATAGACATCTGATAGCCTTCGAGAGTCGCAAACTCAATGACATTGAGAGACGCTACATGGTACAAGAGAAAGATATGAAAAATTGGGCACATTGAGGCATTATCTATTGGGGTCTCATTTTATGGTGAAGACCGACAATGTTGCCACTAGCTACTTCCAAATGCAGAAGAAGCTAAGTCCTAAGCAAGCTAGGTGACAAGACTTCCTAACCGAGTTCGACTATACGCTAGAGTATAAAACAGGAAGCACTAATCATGTGGTCGACACCATAAACCACAAGGTGGAGCTATCATCCATGACAAGCCAACCCCAAAGAGATATCGTGGATCTCTTAAGGAAGGGGTTGTAACATGATCTAGTGGCTAAGGGCCTCATTGCCTTAACCCATGAGGGGAAAACTAAGCGGTTCTAGGTGGAGGACAACCTACTTTACACCAAGGGGAAATGACTCTACATGCCTAAGTGGGGAAACATGAGAAGAAATCTTATCAAAGAGTG
The window above is part of the Vitis riparia cultivar Riparia Gloire de Montpellier isolate 1030 chromosome 12, EGFV_Vit.rip_1.0, whole genome shotgun sequence genome. Proteins encoded here:
- the LOC117926615 gene encoding cytochrome P450 724B1-like isoform X2, producing MAVGFWFVLLVGLVGLVLGLILNHFLPLFFKLGHVPKGTFGWPLLGETLCFLKPHPSNSLGAFLQDRCSRFGKVFKSHLFFSPTVVSCDQELNYFILQNEDKLFQCSYPKPIHGILGKISMLVAVGDTHKRLRNVALSLVTTTKTKPEFLNEVERAAIRVLDSWKDKPQVIFCEEARKFTFNVIVKQVLGLTPDDPQTAKILQDFLTFMRGLISFPLYIPGTPYARAVQARIRISSTVKAIIEERRRDAENSSKRDDFLEILLCVDTLSEDEKVSFVLDSLLGGYETTSLLMALAVHFLGKSPTALEQLKLEHQKIRSMKQKDDYLNWDDYKRMDFTKNVIHEALRCGNVVKFVHRKALKDIKFRVFSAVHLDPSLHASALQFHPWRWEGRDQTCKKFTPFGGGSRCCPGSELAKIQVAFFLHHLVQNFRWNTKDGDQPFAYPYVEFQRGLTLNLDHCST
- the LOC117926615 gene encoding cytochrome P450 724B1-like isoform X1, producing MAVGFWFVLLVGLVGLVLGLILNHFLPLFFKLGHVPKGTFGWPLLGETLCFLKPHPSNSLGAFLQDRCSRFGKVFKSHLFFSPTVVSCDQELNYFILQNEDKLFQCSYPKPIHGILGKISMLVAVGDTHKRLRNVALSLVTTTKTKPEFLNEVERAAIRVLDSWKDKPQVIFCEEARKFTFNVIVKQVLGLTPDDPQTAKILQDFLTFMRGLISFPLYIPGTPYARAVQARIRISSTVKAIIEERRRDAENSSKRDDFLEILLCVDTLSEDEKVSFVLDSLLGGYETTSLLMALAVHFLGKSPTALEQLKLEHQKIRSMKQKDDYLNWDDYKRMDFTKNVIHEALRCGNVVKFVHRKALKDIKFRDYLIPSGWKVLPVFSAVHLDPSLHASALQFHPWRWEGRDQTCKKFTPFGGGSRCCPGSELAKIQVAFFLHHLVQNFRWNTKDGDQPFAYPYVEFQRGLTLNLDHCST
- the LOC117926614 gene encoding subtilisin-like protease SBT5.3; this translates as MRLSGPALCLLSFLLISLLLSSTFAIERSYIVYLGAHSHGPEPSSDDLDQVTESHYEFLGSFLGSRDNAKEAIIYSYTRHINGFAATLQDHEAAQIANHPKVVSVFLNKGRKLHTTRSWHFLGLENDGIIPSNSIWKKARFGQDTIIGNLDTGVWPESASFSDEGMGPIPSRWRGICQNDKDAGFHCNRKLIGARYFHQGYGAAVGSLNSSFHTPRDTEGHGSHTLSTAGGNFVEGASVFGFGNGTAKGGSPKARVAAYKVCWPPVGGNECFDADILAAFDIAIHDGVDVLSASLGGLPTPFFNDSLSIGSFHAVKHGIVVVCSAGNSGPADGTVSNISPWQFTVGASTMDRRFPSYVVLGNKKRLEGGSLSAKALPPNKFFPLISAADAKAANASADDALLCKAGTLDHSKVKGKILVCLRGENARVDKGQQAALAGAVGMVLANNELTGNEVIADPHVLPASHINFTDGVAVFTYLNSTKSPIAYITPSTTELGTKPAPFMAAFSSKGPNTITPEILKPDITAPGVSVIAAYTEAQGPTNQDFDQRRVLFNSVSGTSMSCPHVSGIVGLLKTLHPDWSPAAIRSAIMTTARTMDNSMEAILNASYFKATPFSYGAGHVRPNRAMNPGLVYDLNVNDYLNFLCALGYNQTLIKMFSERPYTCPKPISLTNFNYPSITVPKLHGSITVTRTLKNVGPPGTYKARIRKPTGISVLVKPDSLKFNKIGEEKTFSLTLQAERAGAARDYVFGELIWSDAKHFVRSPIVVKAA